The window CAAAGCTATCGAGATTACTTCTTTCAAGTATATTATCCACATCACTTATACTATCGTCAAGATTGCCAAGACGACTATTGAAATCCCCACACAAATAGACAGCATCCGCACCCGCCAGACTATATATCTGAGCAGTTAAATAGTCAGttgttccagcagtgaggaggaaacatcatgacatgttgaggacagctacagttcactgactctgtgtgtttgcatatgtgtcctgcctctctgcacccagccgttaagaggccagtgttgatcagtggctgtccaggcctttcagagccactcacacaccggcagcaccatcatgagctcactggttctactgctggccaccctggggctcctggttcagggtgagactctcttctgaaaacttggcttcaggatgcaaccagcttcaccacaatcatgttctgctgtgatggagaaacactgaaacaagcagcattgaccttcttccatctattctccatgttaaagaaatgatgctcttctgttctgatggtgatcatcttcctccaagctggatttgtctcaataacccttctcctgtttttcatgttttccaggttcatcaggacaaatcaccctgactcagtctcctgaatctcagtctgttgttccaggacagactgtctccatcagatgtAAAACCAGTTCAGGTGTTTACAGCAATCTCCACTGgtaccttcagaaacctggagaagctcctAAACTCCTGATTTATGATGCTTCAAGCCGTCAGTCTGGAGTTCCAGgtcgtttcagtggaagtggatcttggactgacttcactctgaccatcagtggagttcaggctgaagattcaggagtttactactgtcagagtTATTATGAAATCAACAGTGAGGGGTggttcacacagtgaaaaagagtcgtacaaaaacctccctcagtcagactgaacggaaactgaactgactgctgcagctggaagctacaacagagactgatacacttcactgaggacacacacacacacacacacagacacacacacacacacacacacacacacaggtagaagAGAAGCCCCTCCATGCGGATCATCACACAAGGTGATGGTTCTTTAaacttcattattttacagGAAGTGGATGGGCTGCTTATCCAGGAGCACAGAAAAAGCTTCACTTCATATATTCATGAGGTTTTCAGCTCTACGTGTGAATAGAAAACAGCCTGGTCAGCGGGCTCTGGCGTCTCGTGCACAGCACACTATAACAGgagcagcacattcatttagctaatgctactgGATAGCTAGCATACAAAGTATCTCAAACCTGAAACTCCTCGGTAACATCCTTAATGGAGTTGTATGAAGTATCCCTCACACGCTCTACATCTAAGTAGTTTATACTACATATACATTTATAGAATAAACATGGGTTCGTCATACCAATTACCATTTATTTGCCCGTGCTGTGCACGACAACTATTGAGCCAATaacaattaaatgaataaaaccaaTAACAGCAAgtggaataatttgacatttataCCCTGTTACATGTACAGCAACCTGAGTCTCTTTAATTCTACATGGGGATGATTTGAATAGTCAGTTggtccagcagtgaggaggaaacatcatgacatgttgaggacagctacagttcactgactctgtgtgtttgcatatgtgtcctgcctctctgctcccagccgttaagaggccagtgttgatcagtggctgtccaggcctttcagagccactcacacaccggcagcaccatcatgagctcactggttctactgctggccaccctggggctcctggttcagggtgagactctcctctgaaaacttggcttcaggatgcaaccagcttcaccacaatcatgttctgctgtgatggagaaacactgaaacaagcagcattgaccttcttccatctattctccatgttaaagaaatgatgctcttctgttctgatggtgatcatcttcctccaagctggatttgtctcaataacccttctcctgtttttcatgttttccaggttcgTCAGGACAAATCACTGTGACGCagtctcctgaatctcagtctgttgttccaggacagactgtctccatcagatgcAAAACCAGTTCAAATGTGGGTAGCTATCTCCACTGgtaccttcagaaacctggagaagctcctAAACTCCTGATTTATTCAGCTTCAAGCCGTCAGTCTGGAGTTCCAGATCGTTTCCGTGGAAGTGGATCTaggactgacttcactctgaccatcagtggagttcaggctgaagattcaggagtttactactgtcagcagGGATACAGCTcgttcacacagtgatacaacgtcgtacaaaaacctccctcagctggagaggaactgatctgaatcaacagctgcactcaaactaaaactaaaggctTTACTAAAAGtaaatagttaataataattCACTTACTTATTCACaatatttgaacattaaatacactgtacataacaaaaagttatatttttaatgtattcactCAAACAGGGTTTGAAACATCTTGTTGCACATTGAAGCAGCAGGATGATACTGATGAAACTCTTAAACTATGATTTCACTTCtttgaaatatttcaattttgTTGCAAAAATACGAATCATCTCtcaaacatattttattcattttatttcagttcagcAAAATTGTATTTCATGACTGAGACCAATGATTTATGAAGTGTGGAATTCAGTaacactttcatctttttccatctttcatttgtctttgtgtttgtggatcttCAGCAGAAGCAGGATTGaaagcaggggtcaccaacctttttgaaactaagagctacttcaagggcactgagtaatgcaaagggctacactctgataatacacttctgaaataacaaagttacacagtgtacctttaatttgatattatcattaatgatattctatgtgaagacactgatcgcatatgatccatcacaatagttattcagaatgattaaacaaggtcggaaacagatacatttcaatatgcaatatccaattgtttcattttcaaatgatcacttccacaacattttgcaggaaatctttttcaatttttacgagccactaacagtttttatcaaatcataaacTCTGAACCATGTTTGTACAAATTATCAATTTTGtaagatttaacaaaaatcGGCTGCCTGGTGGGTAGTTAGCATGGtagcttttgtgacatgtactgaagtgtctctccacgttgtgccgctcagccgtcgccacagtcgcaccgcaagTGAGACACACGCAGTTgtctttcacgttagtaaaaaagaactcttcctcccattcactgtgaaaatgaagttttcttccttttttctgctgtttttgtgggtagaaaacgcgttcgactcctcatctttgcagcgctcacaagcaaagcaaagctggtttgtcatgcgcagtagactgacctccgacccagactacgtcagagttcgtagattaaactttttttatgatatacttttttttacgtttttatgtattcgtttttaaatttacatcactgtaaatgtaattcaaaaagaatagcaacacaattaattAGTTGTTAGTTGTTTAGTGCTCTTTTTGGAAATGGCTTAtgggcgactgatgtggatgctgcgggcgacctggtgccccCTGGtcaccgggttggtgacccctgatgTGAAGAGTTTCAGGGATAAATTTGAGTTCACAAGAATTTGGTTTCtctttatgctgatgatacaattcttctttagaaaatgtttttcatgcttttatagtTTGACTTGAAGGACAGTGCATGTTCTTCAGATAAAcccaaagcaacaacagcatgacagtcctcaccatcactgattTGCACGAATCAAAAATGATGAGGAGTTTTGTCTGAGTTTATTAACTCTTTGATAATCAGTGTATATggaaacacatgatgtgatgtgaaacataatttataaagtcatcaaggaaaaaatacatcttttaaaatgtttttggttaaaTAGCATCACGCAACtattaaaagaacatttctgaaaacactttgaggataataaatattcaaacaagtgatttgaagaacacgtctttattttctgcaaacactgaaataatattgAAACGGTGCAACAATCTagtgaatatttctatttgtcagataacagacagagacagagtgcagagtgagAGCAGTAGCAGAGTAAAACCAGTAGCAGAGTCTCAGTGAGGCAGGTCAGGACTGGGAACACTGGTCTCTCCTCAGCGTCTCTGAGAGAGGAGTCTGGGAGCCCTGGGTGGCCTCGCAGGTCACAGAGCCCACCTTCCCCCACTGGTCTGCAGGgagcctcagggtgctgctccagctgtagtggccgtccctctgcagcaccccggggctcctgctctcctcccagctgctgctgctgctgctgctgctgccgtccacCTTCCAGGACAGAGTCCAGTCTGAGGGGAAGCCCTTGTTGGCCAGACACATGAGCGTGGCCTTCCCCTGCCGCAGCTCCTCActggaggggggcagcaccGTCAGGGTGGGACGGACGTCACCTAGGAGACACGGGGACCAcacggctgtcaatcaaacaccagacacctgaacaccttgactgtgtgagagtttctgtcaggtggtttttctgctccaccagtcactcactcacacattgtttcacttcCCTTTAAGAAACCTCTCAtgcacatcagcacagaaagagtCCTCATATGACctgaaatatatcaaactgcacgagaaataaaacaatctgattgacattttaaaacacagaaacctcttttagactttttgaagaaaacaagaaaatacagtttgaagatattttcagtcgtctgtgatttcattcagagtcctgatacatttatacaaaaacatttactgtggaaactctCAGAAGTTGATGAGATCCAACGATATTATCAGCCAAAAATAAGCCAGGACCATCAGAGAGCtgtcaacattatttcaaaaagacattttgagccgtttgagcagatcagagatttaaaggcattttgaacattttcatcttcattcaaaatgatttttactcaaattcaaaacgctttaaaatgagaatcaaagagcaaattTACACACGTGTGAAAAGTACGAGTGTTGTGGTTTCATCGTTCCGACACTTCAAAcggttcacatttcacaaatgaaatgaaacgtttCAAGAGAAGTTGAGTGAAGCTGCTTTGAGTTCAGCTTCAAGGTTAAACAGCAGAAACGGACAATAAAACTGagtctttaaagtgattttgatcCGTCCGATCAAAAGTTCAAGTTACTGCAAATGTTCAGacacatgaattcaaacatttactgatgaaacaatatttaatatttgagcaGAAACTTACTTCCAACGtccagtctggttcctccaccaaaagtccaccacagtgatacaaactgactgagtcgccgtacaaaaacctctcactgcagagagacacggctctctgactgtgaacacaacaaactcaacatgaacacttccagctgttgaaagaatgaactatttcatcttatattgatcaaactgtgacacgactgatcacaattcatcacatttttatggttttatttttacgtctgtctaaaagtcacatttaatttgttctcgcattaaattaaaacaaaacattgtgaaagaaaatgaatccagaGTCCTCAAACcaaatcaacattaaaatgatcactgACTGTTTATCAATGCTCTGATAAAGTGAttgatccactgatcagcagcatcatcagactAATCCAAGTCCCTGTTGGAGTcagtcagagcatttccatagagagccactttgcatcagcagcaccatgctccagtgctctgggagagtttatagtcctgagggttgaacactggatgactgacagctgtccttcatgacaacagaagccacagaaatcctcctcatcaaaaacatgactctgatcggcgtcctcatctggactctcctctgctgctgcttcacaggtaaagtccagaggatcagagtcctctcctctatgaacgtccgtctgtctgaaatgaagccgACAAAACCGTGAcgctgctttatgtttgtgtgtctgtatcctcagagtccagaggccagatcacagtgactcagcctGGAGCAGTGAGGTCTGCTCTGGGAGAGTCCGTCACCATCAACTGTAAGACCAGTCCAGAGGTTTATGGTGGGAGCTATTTACACTGGTaccaacagaaagatggagaaactcCTAAACTGCTCATTTACGTTGCCAACAGCCGAGCATCAGGGATTCCAGGTCGTTTTACAGGCAGTggatcaaacactgacttcactctgaccatcagtggagtccagactgaagatgcagcagtttactactgtcagagtTTTCATTATATCAACAGTCAGTggttgttcacacagtgaaaaagagtcgtacaaaaacctccctcagtcagactgaacagaaactgaactgactgctgcagctggaagctacaacagagactgatacacttcactgaggacacacacacacacacacacacacacacacacacatgttaaatATATTCCACACTTCATCGTCTCtttctgtgataatacattGAGTTTAATTGAAGGAGCAGACGTGACGATTTATGTGAATCAACTGGCAGAAATGaaatttaacattaataattctctttaaatttgtgtacaatcacctgaaataagaataattatgtttttgttgtcttatattgagctctttatatctccagagggagcgggtcctcttccatgaaaACCGCTATCttgcacagccacatttctacagtggcccagaatggacaaaacagacactggctCGAGACAGCACCTTTAATGTTTGTCCCaagtttcacagccaccgtCAGAATTCATACACGCTTGCAAATGAAAGGGTGAGACAagaggtattcagctggttgcaatctgaaacatcatcattagATCACAacatccttcacactggacctttaacacaACGTTTACAAGACATTGATGTCCTTATGTCCTctgttggcatttttcattcttccctcAGCTGCATAGATCGGTACAAGCATCTGTATTTCcagcatgtgagcacattttcaatACCATCAAATCTGATTGTCCCTGAAATCAAACAACACAATCTCATTAGTTTCCCGTCTGTAGACAACAATCGTAATTGTTGAACTAAACAATTATGGCGCTGCCgcaattttgacagtggcacgagggggctgcgggtcttattaactgaatcaattgacatgaatgaatttaatggaaatgaaccatctcaattatcatccaaagtttgctttttctaatagagctaacggcgctaatgctaacagcggTAAAAGAGCTAAgggagctaatgctaatggagctaacagagctaatgctaacggtaTCAATATAGCTAACAGCGTTTTATCcgtctatgtatatgaggctgtctgtgtatatttatctgtgtttgtgtgtgactgtgtctgtgtgtcttcgtctgtgtgtgtgtgtctgcttgaactacacatttatcaaattgtcccaagtattttgaacaagcagcccaaccagttcctacatggagatgtgtctggtatatgtgtgtctgaatgtgtatgtgtgtgcgtgtgtaacttctgccccacctgctgataattacctctctatctctcccactttttacctttTCCTCAACAGCcactttttcactgtcagttacttcgaacaacttgtgattgtgacaaaagcTACTATCAAAAAACTGATTACACTGTGGTATGcagacaagtctgggccagatgtacgtgtgttttatgtccagatattctttagaaaaatgactaaatggtcgatttaaaaagacacactccagcaggctgcgactcagaaaacaggagattgtatgggtttaaatggagcagcagagcagggcagctggtgcaagatccctatttatttaaatttggtgggggctaaccctttaaaattgaactttgatgagagaagaaaggtttgtctccAAGAagatccaaaaatgatgtgtctcctattcaccatttggattttgaaaaaaaaaatcaggtgatttctcactggctctttcactctaactgatgaggTCATCCAgtctagggggagaaattctgagcatttttttgagaaactttatggtcttgagatggtcatagctcgaaaaccgtaagagatatcaaaaaatgtgccaaattCATTTCGacctgacaaaattatctacgttttaaagtttgaatgaaatctctaggagaaagtatggcgaagcagcggacaattgaaaaaggctgaaattttTGGAAATTTCCCCaatcatttcttatgggaaattcttcgcagtttttgCGAATAGCTTTGTGAATTATTGACGAAATAGCTATAAAAGtcgtagcacaccattcccgatcgagccgcacgttttgatatatagtttgcgaaggttttctcaaagctgcgggactacCCACCGAAATTctggcagaagatgaaaaatgggaagaaaaaacgcgcgggataacaatagtggATCAAGCTATGCTCGCTATGCTCTCTTGCGCTGCCTCGTGCCACTGATAAGACTATTTTCAAGCTGGCTTCTCAGCCAGATCCCTCTTGTAAAACAGACGTTTACGGCAGTTCTCGTTTACGGCAGCAGAGTGTTGGAGTTTGAgaagacacataaacaaataaaacttcctaaactgccaaaaaaaaaagagggatggCACCACTCACCTCCCCATCTGCTTCTTGTGAGGGCTGCCTTCAGCTCAACAAGAAGGTCGCTGAACTGGAGGGAAGAGTCTCTCTCCTACAACAAATCGGAGAGGACGAGCGGCTAATCGACACCATGCTAGCGCAGTGTCTGAGCACTGTAGCAACAACCGGCGACGGCGCTAGCGGAGACCTGGACGCTACAGTGCCGTGGATCGATCCTGCCCAGTCCCTGAATGGAGATCAATGGGCCAGAACGGGAGCCAGACCCAAGACTCTTCTGTGTTCCACCCCGGGACAGCCGGCACCATGGACGGTGGTTCAGCACGGCGGAAAATATGCCGGtaaactgcagaaaacaccTTCCCCACCTCCAGCCCaggatctctgtctctccaacaAATTCACCGTACTGGACGAGCAGGAGTTCCCTCCACTCTCAGGACCACTATCAGGATCCACACAGCGGAACCCCGGACATCGGCGGTCTGCACCCTCCACCATCAGCGCCGGACACCGGCGGTCTGCACCCTCCACCATCAGCGCCGGACACCGGCGGTCTGCACCCTCCACCATCAGCGCCGACACAGTGGGCCCCATACCGGCTGCTGCCCCCTCTGCTCTCCGTAAGGCTGTggctctctcattcacaccacGGACAAATCCTCCATCAGCCGGCCCACCCAGCTCCCGGGCGTCCCCTCCAACCAGCGGGCCATCTGCTCGGTCGGGtccctcagcctccaccaccaACGGAAGACACCCATCCGGCGAGCCCTCCATCCGGTCTGGTTTTACGGCTGCCGCCACCGGGGACCTGCGGCCCGGCCGGGCCTCCCGGCTGCCTCTGCCCGACCACGGTCCTGGTCCTGGTAGCCGGCCTCATCCCACTACCATCATCATCGGGGATTCTATCATCCggcatgtgaaaacacacaaaacaagagcaCTCCTGCAGAAATTTTACCTGCttcttgtgattttattgttgacaattttaacagcaaactgGAAATAACACTGGACTCTGTCGCTccacttttaaccaaaaccataaaaacaaaacctacaccACCGTGGAGAAATAACGACGAAATcagaaaactcaaaagaaattgcaggagtgcagagaggaggtggagaaaaagcaaactgacaattcactatgaaatattacgtgaacagctgaaaatctacaacaacacagtcaaactggcacgaatctctcatttttcaagactcatcacagaccataaaaacaacaccaaattcctgttctccaccatcGATCGTTTAACTaatagcaattttaaaaaaccctccaaacccccatcagatgccctctgtgaggactttgcagaccacttcagaaataaaatcgataatatcagatccagtcttttaccccaacagaatttattttttaacacacctgtaccattACTTTTACCTGAGGCAACACTGGAGAGTTTTGCCCTGGTGGACGCAAGGACACTTGGTCGAACTTTCTCCCAAGTAAACCCAACAACCTGCCTTTTAGACCCAATTcccacatcacttttaaaaacattttatggcttctttgaggaacagattttaaatattgtaaattactcGACGGGTGTCTTCCCCGCtgcctttaaaaacatcagtggtgaagccccttctgaagaagagtaacctagaccccaacatttttaataactacagacctgtgtccaacttaccatttttaagtaaaatattagaaaagc of the Chelmon rostratus isolate fCheRos1 chromosome 16, fCheRos1.pri, whole genome shotgun sequence genome contains:
- the LOC121619974 gene encoding uncharacterized protein LOC121619974 — protein: MSSLVLLLATLGLLVQGSSGQITVTQSPESQSVVPGQTVSIRCKTSSNVGSYLHWYLQKPGEAPKLLIYSASSRQSGVPDRFRGSGSRTDFTLTISGVQAEDSGVYYCQQGYSSFTHVSERGVWEPWVASQVTEPTFPHWSAGSLRDRVQSEGKPLLARHMSVAFPCRSSSLEGGSTVRKNMTLIGVLIWTLLCCCFTESRGQITVTQPGAVRSALGESVTINCKTSPEVYGGSYLHWYQQKDGETPKLLIYVANSRASGIPGRFTGSGSNTDFTLTISGVQTEDAAVYYCQSFHYINSQWLFTQ